Proteins found in one Bacteroidales bacterium genomic segment:
- a CDS encoding glycoside hydrolase family 97 protein, which produces MKKLFAALIGILIVLPALGNEYKLFSPDNETEVLVTVNTGISIKANHQSSPLFSVDDISLDIKGKHFKTGIEQIKTESRNSVDRMIYPEIQEKYSKIRDHYNELLLEYKGDFSLTIRAYNNGIAYRFNTTFDEDIIVNRENFNLHFYEEDSIYVQKSETFNSSYETPYEHSAVKDVTSEGYCCLPALVQKQNGMNVAITESNLVDYPGLWLKATGTSSLKSANPGYPVSFISEGNAYGQGQVKKHADHIARVKGTRNFPWRIFAIAENDADLLTNTLVYQLAPPVQIEDVSWITPGVVAFDWWGKRNIYGTDFKSGINTETAKYFIDFCAEYGFEYFLFDDGWSEQGDLLAINSGLDMEEVMDYAQHKGVKIMVWAIWNTFQQQKDEVWKMLEEWGISGIKFDFMNRDDQKMVQFYYEAAREAAKREMVIDFHGAYKPAGLRRAYPNVLTREALIEFEYNGWTDHDTPVHHNLLPYIRMVAGPMDYIPYTTHNAQKDIWRPVGDMPMGMGTRAHSMALYVILESPMQMLPDAPSDYYEEEECTQFISTIPTEWDDLKILHSKVGEHTVLARKNGKNWYIGAITNWNRKSFKISLDFLDEGDYKMEFIRDGINADTRAIDYVKKSKTVNSSQTLEIDLAPGGGWIARLIKI; this is translated from the coding sequence ATGAAAAAACTATTTGCTGCTTTAATCGGGATATTGATTGTCCTCCCGGCACTTGGAAATGAATACAAGCTTTTCTCACCGGACAATGAAACAGAAGTTTTAGTTACCGTTAATACCGGTATTTCTATTAAGGCCAATCATCAAAGTTCACCGCTCTTCTCGGTTGATGACATTTCACTGGATATCAAGGGAAAGCATTTTAAAACAGGAATTGAACAAATTAAAACGGAAAGCAGAAATTCAGTTGACCGGATGATTTATCCTGAAATACAGGAAAAATACAGTAAGATCCGGGATCATTACAACGAATTGCTGCTGGAATATAAAGGTGATTTTTCACTAACAATAAGGGCCTATAACAATGGAATAGCTTATCGTTTCAATACAACTTTCGATGAAGATATCATTGTAAACCGTGAAAACTTTAATTTGCATTTCTATGAAGAAGATTCCATTTATGTACAGAAATCGGAAACCTTTAATTCATCCTACGAAACACCTTATGAGCACAGCGCTGTGAAGGATGTAACCTCTGAAGGATATTGCTGTCTACCCGCTTTAGTCCAGAAGCAAAATGGAATGAATGTAGCCATTACGGAATCGAATCTGGTCGATTATCCCGGATTGTGGTTAAAAGCAACCGGAACTTCCTCACTGAAATCAGCTAATCCGGGTTATCCGGTATCTTTTATTAGTGAGGGGAATGCTTATGGACAAGGGCAGGTGAAAAAACATGCAGACCATATTGCCCGGGTAAAAGGTACCAGGAATTTTCCCTGGCGTATCTTTGCCATCGCTGAAAATGATGCGGACCTGCTGACAAACACGTTGGTTTACCAGTTGGCACCGCCTGTGCAGATCGAAGATGTTTCATGGATCACCCCCGGTGTGGTAGCTTTTGACTGGTGGGGCAAACGCAATATTTATGGCACCGATTTTAAGTCGGGAATCAATACCGAAACAGCCAAATACTTCATCGACTTCTGCGCCGAGTATGGATTTGAATACTTCCTGTTCGATGACGGCTGGTCGGAACAGGGTGATCTTTTGGCTATAAATTCCGGACTGGACATGGAGGAAGTCATGGATTATGCCCAACACAAGGGGGTAAAGATCATGGTTTGGGCCATCTGGAATACCTTTCAGCAGCAGAAGGACGAGGTCTGGAAAATGCTTGAAGAATGGGGCATTAGCGGAATCAAATTTGACTTTATGAACCGCGATGACCAGAAAATGGTTCAGTTCTATTATGAAGCAGCCAGGGAGGCAGCCAAAAGAGAGATGGTCATTGATTTTCATGGGGCATACAAACCGGCAGGTTTGCGCCGCGCTTACCCAAACGTGCTTACACGTGAAGCATTGATCGAATTTGAATACAACGGCTGGACAGATCATGATACACCTGTGCATCACAATTTGTTGCCCTACATCAGGATGGTAGCCGGACCGATGGACTATATCCCCTACACTACCCATAATGCACAGAAGGATATCTGGCGGCCTGTTGGAGATATGCCTATGGGAATGGGTACAAGGGCACATTCCATGGCCCTGTATGTTATCCTGGAAAGCCCCATGCAAATGCTTCCCGATGCTCCTTCTGACTATTATGAAGAGGAAGAATGCACACAGTTCATTTCAACCATACCAACCGAATGGGACGACCTGAAAATCCTGCATTCCAAGGTCGGCGAACATACTGTGCTGGCCAGGAAGAATGGAAAAAACTGGTATATTGGTGCCATTACAAACTGGAACCGAAAATCTTTCAAAATCAGCCTCGATTTTCTTGATGAAGGGGATTACAAGATGGAATTCATCCGCGATGGCATCAATGCCGATACGCGTGCAATTGACTATGTGAAAAAATCAAAAACCGTAAACAGCTCACAAACCCTTGAAATAGATCTTGCCCCGGGTGGTGGATGGATTGCCCGGTTAATCAAAATATAA
- a CDS encoding family 78 glycoside hydrolase catalytic domain, translating to EPLTSGQKCYWTVKVWDQNGLPSKYAKPAHWEMAFLDNSKWQAKWISPPRVFNWSRRDGKIKQMARTQRDQTAPKEPMPLLRKSFEVQKEIVSAKAYITGLGFFELHVNGKQIGDHLLSPAFTDYSKTVLYEVMDVTDQLQQGKNVLGVMLGNGWYNQISTDVWSFSRAPWRADPTLLCQLEIEYADGSKKMVVSDESWTCEEGPIRFSSIRLGETYDANWKPEGWNQPGFDDQQWHDLRVVRGPRGELKAQNRPHVKIMDKLEPEKIKRIGEESFLVDFGQNIAGFVEMEAKGEKGQKVRFVYGEKVGPNGGVDQSNIDPYVAESRFQTDEYIFKGEGIEQWQPRFNYHGFRYVEVNGWEGELTRENLKACFISADFATTSRFKCSHPLFNRIQENTLRSFHSNFIHFPTDCPQREKLGWTGDAQLTSEALLYNFKLLNSYEEWVMDIVDTQKPNGALAPIVPTSGWGYDWDILPAWNHALFEIPWNLYLYEGDQKTLEKVYPAIKKYLNFMAAQAENGIVKDGLGDWLPAKTSTPPKVTSTAIYYRNLKMAAHIASLLNKDSEETAFKDKAEEIRAAYNREFFEDQTGEFLHPTQTGLASAVFMNVVDSSKMPALVRQLKENIQTSDLNLDFGILGAKYVPNVLTDHGYQNVVYEMIDTTRYPGWGNWIEQGATTHWEDWEGKSSLNHPMFGCIGEWFYETLAGIKPDIESPGFKHFFIEPWFPPKMEWVDCIKHTGYGDIAVNWSKNESEISLKLEIPVNTSATVLLPSGDLQIEGAKPETGKTGVIQVYPTEEQNKLKLGSGSYDFVLAN from the coding sequence GAGCCCATGCCTTTGCTAAGAAAATCTTTTGAAGTTCAGAAAGAAATTGTATCAGCCAAAGCCTATATCACAGGATTGGGTTTTTTCGAGCTCCATGTGAACGGCAAACAAATTGGGGACCATCTGCTTTCACCCGCATTCACCGATTACAGCAAGACTGTTCTGTATGAAGTAATGGATGTGACAGACCAGTTGCAACAAGGAAAAAATGTGCTGGGGGTAATGCTGGGAAACGGTTGGTACAACCAGATCAGCACCGATGTATGGAGCTTCAGCAGGGCTCCCTGGCGCGCCGATCCCACATTGTTATGCCAGCTCGAAATTGAATATGCAGATGGCAGCAAGAAGATGGTTGTCAGCGATGAAAGTTGGACTTGTGAAGAAGGACCCATCAGGTTTTCCAGCATCCGGCTGGGGGAAACCTATGACGCCAACTGGAAACCAGAAGGGTGGAACCAGCCAGGCTTTGACGACCAGCAGTGGCATGATTTACGGGTGGTTCGCGGTCCACGTGGAGAACTGAAGGCCCAAAACCGGCCCCATGTTAAAATAATGGATAAACTGGAACCCGAGAAAATAAAGCGTATAGGAGAAGAATCCTTCCTGGTGGATTTCGGGCAAAATATAGCCGGTTTTGTTGAAATGGAGGCAAAAGGAGAGAAAGGACAAAAGGTTCGTTTCGTATATGGTGAAAAGGTTGGCCCCAATGGAGGGGTGGATCAAAGCAACATAGATCCATATGTCGCTGAATCACGGTTTCAAACCGATGAATATATCTTTAAGGGCGAAGGAATAGAGCAGTGGCAACCCCGTTTCAATTACCATGGGTTCAGATATGTTGAAGTTAATGGCTGGGAAGGAGAGTTGACCAGGGAGAACCTGAAAGCCTGTTTCATTTCCGCTGACTTCGCCACCACCAGCCGGTTCAAATGCTCCCACCCTTTGTTCAACCGTATACAGGAAAATACCCTGCGCTCTTTTCACAGCAACTTCATTCATTTCCCCACCGATTGTCCGCAGAGGGAAAAGCTTGGCTGGACCGGAGATGCACAGCTTACCTCCGAAGCCCTACTTTATAACTTCAAATTGCTGAATTCCTATGAAGAATGGGTCATGGATATTGTGGATACCCAAAAACCCAATGGTGCACTGGCACCTATCGTTCCAACCAGTGGCTGGGGATACGACTGGGACATTCTTCCGGCCTGGAACCATGCTTTGTTTGAGATACCCTGGAATCTTTACTTATACGAGGGCGATCAGAAGACTCTTGAAAAGGTTTACCCCGCTATCAAAAAGTACCTCAATTTTATGGCCGCTCAGGCAGAGAATGGTATCGTGAAGGATGGGCTGGGTGACTGGCTTCCTGCCAAAACCTCCACTCCACCGAAGGTTACTTCCACCGCCATCTATTACAGGAATCTGAAAATGGCAGCTCATATTGCCTCATTACTTAATAAAGATAGTGAAGAAACTGCTTTTAAGGACAAGGCTGAAGAGATTCGTGCGGCTTATAACCGGGAGTTTTTCGAAGATCAAACAGGCGAATTTCTACACCCAACACAAACCGGACTGGCATCTGCTGTGTTTATGAATGTGGTCGACTCCTCGAAAATGCCGGCTCTGGTTCGTCAGTTGAAAGAAAACATACAAACCAGCGATTTAAATCTTGACTTCGGGATCCTGGGAGCCAAATATGTCCCCAACGTCCTTACTGATCATGGTTACCAAAATGTGGTATATGAAATGATCGATACCACGCGTTATCCAGGCTGGGGAAACTGGATTGAGCAGGGTGCCACTACCCACTGGGAAGACTGGGAAGGTAAAAGTTCATTGAACCATCCAATGTTTGGATGTATCGGAGAGTGGTTCTATGAAACCCTGGCAGGGATTAAACCCGATATAGAATCCCCCGGATTCAAGCACTTTTTTATTGAACCGTGGTTTCCTCCTAAAATGGAATGGGTAGATTGTATCAAGCACACCGGGTATGGGGATATTGCTGTCAACTGGTCGAAAAATGAAAGTGAGATCTCCCTGAAACTGGAGATACCGGTTAATACCTCGGCTACCGTGCTGCTCCCCTCCGGTGATTTGCAAATTGAAGGAGCTAAGCCGGAAACCGGAAAAACTGGAGTAATTCAGGTATACCCAACTGAAGAACAAAATAAATTGAAGCTGGGCTCGGGAAGCTACGATTTTGTTTTGGCCAATTGA